The Etheostoma spectabile isolate EspeVRDwgs_2016 chromosome 4, UIUC_Espe_1.0, whole genome shotgun sequence sequence TCACTCTGCTACAACAACTATTGTGCTTTAAAATGTTTCTCTTCTATGCATTTTATCCCCAAATTgtgaaagagaaaacacaaagtgTCGCCACATTTTCAGCAGGGCAGCGGCGCGGCTGTGGGTTGACTCTCCACGGTTCTCATGGGCTTTATATAAGTCCCGCCTCGCGCCCGAGCTGAACACAGCAGACTGAAACTCGACAGAGAAACACTCAGACATGGCAGAAGAAGCTCCAGCAGTTCCCGCGGCGAAAGCCCCGGCTAAAGCCCCCAAGAAGAAGGCAGCTCCCCGGGCAAAGAGCGACGGACCCTCCCTCCCGAAGCTCATCCTCGACGCCGTGACCGAGGCCAAGGACCGTAAAGGCACCTCGCTTCCGGCCATCAAAAAGACGTTGGCCACCAAAGGAATCGACCTGGAGAAGGCCAACAAGCGCATCAACACCGCGGTGAAGAAGCTGGTGACCGACGGAAAGCTGGTCCAGAATAAAGGGATCGGCGCATCCGGGTCCTTCAAGCTCCCAAAGTCTCAGACCACAGCTGCCAAGCCCGGCAAGAAAGCCCCCGTTAAAGTGAAGAAACCCGCCGCCAAGTCCCCGCAGAAGAAAACAGCAGCTAAGAAAACACCAGTGAAGAAGACTGCAGCCAAGAAAACCGCCGCTAAGAAACCAGCAGCCAAGAAACCAGCAGCCAAGAAGTCTCCTGTGAAGAAAGCGGCCAAAAAGCCAGCAGTGAAGTCTACTCCCAAGAAGGCTGCCCCTAAAAAGGTCGCGAAGAAGAAGACCCCCGTGAAGAAGGCTCCGGCAAAGAAAGTTGCAGCGAAGAAGTCCAAGAAGTGAAGTGGCTCTTTAATCTGCACTCAGTGCACCAAAAGGCTCTTTTAAGAGCCACCACAGACTCACGAGAGAGCTGTTGTCCTACAACATCATGTCTGTTTCTATTCAATCAAAACACGTTGATCTTACATTATGCTAATGAGGAGTAATCTATTTGTAGTTACATTAATGCATTCAAAGAACAGAATTAATTAGAATATATTTCCCAACCTTCCTTCAGAGTTTTATCTCCTGATGGCGCTAACACACCAGTTAGTAACACTACATCTTCTGAATTTAGTCACAGATTCAAGTAAGAGTtctcttttcattgttttatttattaaaaacatgttgCTATACATCAAATCTTTAGGTTAATAGTAATTTATTTgctgttaatattaatgtgctacattttcaaacttaaaaatgtgattagatcatttacttatttattatatacatatattaaaatgaatgtaagggtccatattcaaaagaagaagCATGTGATGATCAACACTATTGTTTCATCAACTTTACACTCAATGGATCTTTCAGATTGTAAATCACATTATAACACACACCTTTTAGATTTTTATATATTGCGGTCCCATTGAGATTAATCCTGTTTTTAAAGAGAGACAAGAAAGGCAACGACATACATGTGAAACCACAGTTAATATTATTGTAaattcaaaaggaaaaaaatttaTAATCGACTTTCTGTTTTAACTTAATACCTGATCTCTAtgtgacatttatttaacatgGAGGTAAAACCTTTGGGCTATTAACAGTTACTGgctaaaacatttacaaataaaCATAGATACCTATTTAATCACGTGTGTTTCAACGTCCACTTAGACAATTTATTTAAACCGGATAGGTTACATATTCCGTCAAGTTATAAAGAAATAACTATAATATCCCAGATTGCACATGAAAATGTGTACTAAAACGATTCattgtcaatttttttgacaatgtgatgtttaTAAATTCTACAGATTtctcaaattaattaaaatctaAACCTAAAGTTACTTAATGCTTAGTAAAATGTGTGATAAATCATTTTTCTTCAAGAAATCAAAACCAAGTGTTAAGCTTTAtcttattcctattattatttcatgtgtattgtatcctagtatttcattcatatttatattctgtgctgtgtgactgattttgctgttGTAAGACcatcatttcccatttttggggatcaataaagttatCAGTTATCAGTCAGAAACTCACACAAGGACCATATAGGTCAATGGAAGAaactaattgtaaaaaaaagaagtaaaaatgtacaaacatcacatctgtctgtctgttccaacccgtagcctacatattttaacattgataCAGCTGCTGTTTGAATTTTACTTTGTCCAATAGTTACTTAGCTAAAGCCCGCGTGTCTCCCGGTCTGGACCAATCAGCGCCGCGCTGGCTCCGGCAGTTCCTTTATAAAGCCGCTGCTCAGCCCGAGCACTATTCTTTCTTGAGCTGTGAACACAGAAAAGACTGAGAAACTAAAATGGCAAGAACCAAGCAGACCGCTCGTAAGTCCACCGGAGGCAAAGCCCCCAGGAAGCAGCTGGCCACCAAGGCTGCCCGGAAGAGCGCCCCGGCCACCGGCGGCGTGAAGAAGCCTCACCGTTACAGGCCCGGTACCGTGGCTCTGAGGGAGATCCGTCGCTACCAGAAGTCCACGGAGCTGCTGATCCGCAAGCTGCCCTTCCAGCGTCTGGTGAGAGAGATCGCTCAGGACTTCAAGACCGACCTACGCTTCCAGAGCTCCGCCGTCATGGCTCTGCAGGAGGCCAGCGAGGCCTACCTGGTCGGCCTGTTCGAGGACACAAACCTGTGCGCCATCCACGCCAAGAGGGTCACCATCATGCCCAAAGACATCCAGCTGGCCCGGCGCATCCGCGGAGAGAGGGCTTAAACTGTCTGCtgctccacacacaccacaaaggcTCTTTTAAGAGCCACCAAATAATCCTTAAAGAGTTTTCTTATTCTGTTTTAAAGGGCATAATCTGTAGCCTCGGCTACTTTAAATGAATTTTGACACTTAAACGCTCAattaaatttacaaaaaataaatatttgtataacgTGATCTGAGAGCTCTCCTATGAGCAACATTTTTCTGTAACGTTACTATCTAACGTTAAGTATTATTCTAAACCCgttcatataaaaaaacatacgcttaatataattttaagaaaagaaatataACTTATCTGAATATGTTGAAAACCATATGTACTCATTATTTTCTCCAATCTGTCTATAACAAAGCTGTATGGTACCTgtgcagacacaacacacaaccgATGTGTATTGCTTAACCGCATAGGCGTCAAGTAATGGCAACTTACCGGTAACACACGGGCATTCGTAGTTTTATAGGTTTATAACAGCTGCTGGATGCCATGCATGACAATATTAAGAAATGTGTCGCATATTCAATGCGTACTGCTGGATTAATATAAACAGTTTCAAAATGACTTAATCACAATAGGCTTAGACGAAACGTCAAATAACGGAATTTTTGTGTATGACATTTGCTGACTGGAGGAGTGATACAGTATACTTTCACGATTGACTTTATAATTATCAGGATTTGTCTTTAGTTGGATGTGGGTGGCTCTTAAAAGAGCCGTTGTTGGTTTGGTTGAAGCCGCTTCCGGGTGTCTATTTCTTGGCGGGCTTCTCGGTCTTCTTGGGCAGCAGGACGGCTGGATGTTGGGCAGCACGCCGCCCTGAGCGATGGTCACTCCGCCGAGCAGCTTGTTGAGCTCCTCGTCGTTGCGGACCGCCAGCTGCAGGTGGCGGGGGATGATCCGGGTCTTCTTGTTGTCGCGGGCAGCGTTTCCAGCCAGCTCCAGGATCTCAGCGGTCAGGTACTCCAGCACAGCCGCCAGGTAGACGGGGGCGCCGGCCCCACGCGCTGAGCGTAGTTCCCCTTACGGAGCAGCCTGTGGACACGGCCGACCGGGAACTGGAGCCCGGCACGGGAGGAGCGGGTCTTCGCCTTGGCTCTAGCCTTTCCTCCTGTCTTGCCTCGTCCAGACATTTTTCGTGTTTCTTGAATACGTGAGTATAAGAAATGGTACCTTAATGCTGCCTGAACCGCGTTATATGTACCTAGCTGCTTTGTGATTGGTCCGAGTGAGCGTAAGTCTGATCGTCCAATCAGAGAAGAGATTGGTCAAGTTGCTGTATTCACAACAAGACTACGTTTTCACTGCACGGAATTCAAAATAAAGCGTTGCAGATTAAACCGGATGTCCATTAATTACCCAATCATCATCATTTGCCTTCGTAGATTGTTTTTACGTACGTCGCAattatgtaaaaacaaacacaccttaaatataaacattaaaTTTCTATTTGCACTAGTCTGGCCTCCTGTATTCCACCATCAGGGAATACAACGTGTTAAAGTCCAAAGAAACAACTCTCAATATCATAACTGACagaaaatataatgtttaaaCTTGCAACTAACAGAACATAATGTATTGTAGATAATAATTATGTATTTCATAATTAtgtaactctctctgtattttgaCTAGTCTCCTGAGACCCCCAGGGGCTACCAAGTGCTTCCAGTGGATCCGCAGCCAAAGGGGAATATTTAATTTTCCCTATAATTTTTTCCATAGTTGTCAGTCTAGGGGTCCTTGACGTGAGAAAcatctcttaatacatccatggaaaaagtttgggaacttAAACAATCACGTTTTGAATGCCAGGGTGAATTTAGATTACTATGATGTTATAAATTGCACTGTATGTACAAAGCACATCTGAGTTCAAACCCTAGTTTCTGTCATCGAAGcgtttgtcagtgttttactcAGGGACACGTTGACATGTGGCAGGATGAGGCTGGGAttgaacaaaaaacagtaattgtCCCTCGCTGAACACCGGAGTAACTCATCGCTTAGTTAGTTAGCGTCATTGGGACCGTTTAAAACACCAGCGTTACACTATCGCTCAGACTAACTAACTGATGGAGGCAGTGGTAGAGCAGTAACTCCCTCGTTCTGCAAggtaaaatgtctttttgtcaaaaggagtctggtggctttaaaCAGAGCAGAGCAACTTCAGCTTCCCAACTgggaaaatataataaaatttaGATAAACTAAATTAGTTTAGGCTAATATAAAGTAAttaacagaagaagaaattaCTCAATAGTTTTTGACACATCACTAACCTAATTATCACATTTCAAATCAGTTTAATTTTTTGGAAAACTCCCCTGCTCATAGACactcttcacccccccccctcctacaGTCTCTACACGTTACATTAGTTTTTCTCAATGCTAAAACACTTAATGCCATAAGCTGAACAGTTCTCAGTTGCCTTAACTTTAACTAGTTGTTCAGTCCTTTAATACCAAGTTTAAGTAAGATTAAAAATATACTCCTTGGGAGCTATATGTTTGtaacaatgtgtttatttattggGGCATTATTTACTAACTGTTTAACAATATATAAACCTTCCATTCAATTCAAATGcacagcaaaaacaaagaatgGAAAATTTATAATTAAACGATATTTTTTATCCAGACACATGAAACATTTCTCTTTAAGGAGAAGTGGGTGGCTCTTAAAAGAGCCGTTGGTTTGGTAGATTACAGCAGCGAGATGGTCTACTTGGAGCTGGTGTACTTGGTGACGGCCTTGGTGCCCTCAGACACGGCGTGCTTGGCCAGCTCCCCGGGCAGCAGCAGCCTCACGGCGGTCTGGATCTCCCTGGAGGTGATGGTGGAGCGCTTGTTGTAGTGAGCCAGACGGGAGGCCTCGCCGGCGATGCGCTCAAAGATGTCGCTCACGAACGAGTTCATGATGCCCATGGCCTTGGAGGAGATGCCGGTGTCGGGGTGGACCTGCTTCAGCACCTTGTACACGTAGATGGCGTAGCTCTCCTTCctgctctttctcctcttcttgcCGCCCTTAGCGGCGGTCTTGGTCACGGCTTTCTTGGAGCCCTTCTTGGGCGCTTTGACGGTGGCTTCTGCAGGCATCTTCACTCTGGTTCAGAGTTCCTAAAACAGATAACTAAATCCAGTCCGGACGCCTGTTTTATTGCTCCTGATGCAAATGAGACTGTGCTGTTGCTCACACAGGATTGGTTGTCTTCATAGCGGGACTGCGCATGCGCAGAACATGTGGCCATTCTTCTTAGCTTCAATGTagcagattttaaattacattgtaacattttataaaaacaaattcgCCCTTTCCAATCGCTGCACGGATGTCTTTTGTGattaaattcataaaaatcCAAATCAATACAAAATTTGActaattgtattgtttttgtatttgtaaacTTGTCTTTTACTGTAATACTTTAATAAAGACTTTTGAAAGCGttataaaataatttgattCCACTTTTCATTACCATTTTATAAACAGtttgattaaataaatataatgaacTGGAAAAAGAATAATCCCTCAGGTTTAGCTAAACAATGgctaaaacataaatacatatcaAGTAGTTTATGCATTCAGCACTTTTGACAAATAAAGATCTTTGAAGTTTTTGATCGTAAATCACAGCGTGGGGTTTTCTGAGGTGTTCATCTAACTCTCAATGAACAAATGTGCCACGTTTGGCACCAAATCTGGGATCAATCCCCATATTCGCTAGGAACATCAACCATGTGTTTACATAATGCCTTGCTGTTGAACATTATGCATTTGAGTACTCTATGAACTGCGTTTTATTAATGCACTCATTTCTctggattcatgttaatgtaCGATTGATAAGGGgtaacaatttaatttttataacaATGTGTGATTTAGTTTTACTTACTCCCAGAGAAAGAGGTTCTTTAGAGGAATTGTGTGGCTAATTAGAGGAAAGGAAGGTTTTATAGTAAGCTATTATAAGGTTACAATGTTTATTAAATTCTATAAAGTTTTGCCAAGAGGAAGAAGGTCTTTAGAGGAAGTGGGTGGCTCTTAAAAGAGCCGTTGGTATTTGTGGTTTATCTCAGATCAGGTTTAGCCTCCGAAACCGTACAGGGTGCGGCCCTGCCTCTTCAGAGCGTAGACCACATCCATGGCGGTCACCGTCTTCCTCTTGGCGTGCTCGGTGTAGGTGACGGCGTCCCGGATCACGTTCTCCAGGAAGACCTTCAGCACCCCGCGGGTCTCCTCGTAGATCAGACCGGAGATCCGCTTCACTCCGCCGCGGCGAGCCAGACGGCGGATGGCGGGTTTGGTGATTCCCTGGATGTTATCACGGAGAACTTTACGGTGACGCTTGGCGCCTCCTTTACCGAgtccttttcctccttttctttttttttttttttacaaaaggctTTATTGAACTTGTACAAGTTACATGTTATGACATACATTAGAGAGCACAAGAGATATATACAAactacaaaattacaaaaacataacaGTTTACATTATAAAGTGCAGAGAGCGGTTAAAGTGCATGCGTTAAAGTGCATGTGCTAATAGTGCAAAGAACAGACCATAAAGTGCAGAGTGCTAAACATTACAAATTAATAATATCCCAAGGAAGGAGCTGATTTTTAtccaatttttttcttcttcttaactCGGTGATGACTTGTTTAAAAACGTCATCACTGGTTATGACAGTTTGTTGTATTATCATACAGCACCTAGTCTTCCacagtttaaaacacacaatacatattataatttgcaaaagttctttttctttttctaacacactctggtccattatacaatacattacactCTTATAAGTCACATTAAatttcacaccacacactctcaTTTTATCCCAGACCTCCTGCGCTCTGAAGCAGTCCATGAGGAGATGCTGTTGTGTCTCATCATCGTTGCATGTGGTCATGGGACAGGTTTTAGTTGTCACATAGCAACTCCAAGACACAACAGCTCTCACAGGAAGTCTGTTAACGGCCAGCAGCCACCTCATATCCCGGATACTCTCAGACAggtttttgttctttaaaaatttTAGGAGCAGGGTTCCTTCATTTTGGGTTAGATGTTTATAATCAATAAACCCACCATATTTAAAATTGatctttttaaaatcattttacttGGTAGGCCGCTCCAAtcaattttaagtttttgatACTCATCTATAAAATCACCATAATTGATTATATATTGTGGTCCCTGCCTGGCTCggcctctcctcttcctccacctggAGGAGTCACCCACCCAGAGAGCATTCCTGGACAATGCTGCTGACACgtttttaacaaaagaaatgtataaCTTTATCCCCATATCCACGGCCCCAAGCCCACCATATTCTCTACTTTTATAtaaaatttctctttttgtgacCTCTCTCGTCGTGCCCCATACCAGATTCACACACTGTTTGTTTAATTGTATTATCATTTTATGAGATGGAGGGAAAATGTTTGCGATAAAAAGAAGTTTGGAAAGGATGAACGTTTTAACGATATTAACTCTTGATTTATAATTTGTATTCTTATTCTCCCATTTTTTACTTCTTCTTTAACCTCACTGAGCTTAAGCTCCCAGTTTCTTTCGCTACAGTCATGGTTACAAATGGTTAAGCCCAGAATTTTAATCTCATCTTTTACTTTAATGTTAATATCACGTTTTGCTTGTTTCGATCCAATCCAAACTCCTTCTGTTTTTTATGATTAAGCTTAGCACCCGTAGCCAACTCATATAAACTCAAATGATTAGTTAAAACATCCATCTccatttgattatttattacCACAGTTACGTCATCCGCATACGCCATTGCGGTGACATTGTGCGTGAGCCCGACATGAGTCCCGCTATGAGGCAGTCAGAGTTGATGGTCTTGATCAGGGGGCTGATGGCCAGGATATATAACGCTGCACTCAGGGGGCAGCCCTGTTTCACCCCCTCTCCACGTTAAAAGGCTTAgttaaaacacaatttacatTAACACAAATACTGGATTTAATATACAGACACTTGACCATATGAACAAAGGATTCTGGGAACCCATAATGTTCCATTACCTCCCATAAATACTCTCTGGAAACATAATCAAAGGCTTTCTTTTGGTCCAGCCCAATTATATAGAAGTCTTTCTTCCCGGGTTTGTTGATCATTTCTCTCAGTGTGCAGAGGTTGTCCCACATCAACCGGCCTTTAATGGCACACGTCTGCTCTCTCTCAATCATATCATCtaatatattattcattctATTCATAATAACTTTAGCTAATATTTTGTAATCAGTATTCATTATAGTCAAATGTCTGTAATTGTTAATATCATTTTCATCATCTTTTTTATACAGCAAACACATAACACCCTGATAAAATGACTCCCCCATGCAGCCTCTGTTCAGCCCTTCATTAAACATCTCTGTCAGGACGTTAGTTACTTCATCCATGTTTAACTGATAAAACTCTGCCGACAGGCCGTCGGGCCCGGGGCTTTTGCCCACATTAAGTTGTTTGATGGCCTGCACGACTTCTTCTTTTCTAATATCTCCCACTAGTTCTGAGAAGTCCAGAGAGCTGAATGAGGGAACCTTATCTAATAAAATCTTTACACAGCCGCTGTCTATCTCTATGTGTTTATATGCATCAATACATAATTCTCTGATAgcgtttcttttttcattttcttcaaacACCACTACACCGTCTTGTTTCTTTATGGATTTAATAAATTTACTTTGGATTTGCTGTCGTCCAGCTTTAAGTACATGTATCAAATTACCTCTATTATCGCTATTAGTTtgtttataaatattatataatatttcataattaaAGTTATctatttgtgcttttatttccGACATGATTAAATCTTCAGAGTTTGATCTTTTCTTAAtctgttttaaattaatatatCTCTCCATCAAGGcattatattctatatttttaatcttatttATTTCTCGACacttaaatctgaaaaaatcttttaatcttaattttaaTAATTCCCATAATTCTATATTAGATTTAGTTAAGCActttaattgtaatattttacTGATTTCTAGTTTTAATTCTACTAATAAGTCTGGGTTCTTCAGGCACTGGGAGTTTAGCTTCCAGAAGCCTCTGGTTTCTGAGGAGCCAGAGGATAAAACGCTGTGGACTAGGAGATGATCAGAGAATTCATTTAGAACTGTCCCATACTGAAGGACTTTAAAGTGTTTGGAGACATATATTCTATCTATTCGGGTCTTTGTCTTCTGGTCGAACCGAGTAAACTGGACCCCGACAGGGTGAATACAGCGACACACATCTATTAATTCAGCTTCTTcacaaatttcttttaaaagtttCCCTTCAGATAGCAGTTTATAAGTGTTAGGGCTAACTATGTCATCTTTATTAGTGACTGTATTAAAATCACCACATAAGATAAGTTTATATCCAACAGTTAAAAGCTCTCTAATTCTTTTAAATAATTGAGTTTTTCTAACTCTGTCAGGTGCAGTATACACGTTGATAACGCGATGTTTTTCACCTCTATAATAAAAATCAATCATGAGTAGTCTGCCTGGTATTATATCTCTTCTACGTATTAGAACAACTTCACTGGATTTAAAGAATATCCCGACACCATCAGCTCTGCTCTCTCCAACAGAGACCACGCTCTGCCCTTTACTCCACCTTTTACACACATCCGCTACATCATTGTAGGTGTTCAGTCTGAGCTCCTGAGTACACAAGATATCAAAATCTGTGTCTAAAAGATATTTCAACTTAGTTTCTCTGAATTTACTCGACTGGATGCCGCGTGCATTCCAGGTGGCTATTTTGAGACAGGACATGGTGTTTTAGAGAGAGCTGAACCTATGGTGTCGGTTTGTCATCTAAACGTTTACAATCTTTTTTATAGGGTGTCTCAAGATaccgttttttctttttctttttaaccaccTCAAAGGAGAGTTCATGCAGGGGGTCAGGGGCAGCAAGCTCCGGCGTCGGGGAGAACGAGCCGGAGTTACTGTCCCCAGGGACAACGTCATCTTTACCGCCGGAGAGCAGCGGGGTGCTGGCTGCTCGTTGACCGGCTGTCAGCCCGGTGGAGCTGAAGTCAGAGCTGGGACTCTCACTCGCGCTCTCATAACTCTGCTCATATTCATCACTATCACTATCATCGTTCATGCTAGAAATACCACTGATCTTCAATTCACCCTCACCTGGTTGACCGGGAaccacagggggggggggcctggTCTGCAGGGTAGAGGGTTGAGAGGAGAGCTGCTGCAGCTTCGGTCCTCCGCGCTGCTGGGCTGCTGAACGTTGCGGTTTCTCCCCGAGCTGCTGGGCTGCTGGACGTTGCGGTTTCTCCCCGAGCTGCTGGGCTGCTGGACGTTGCGGATTCTCACCGGGCTGCTGGGCTGCTGGACGTTGCGGTTTCTCCCCGAGCTGCTGGGCTGCTGGACGTTGCGGATTCTCACCGGGCTGCTGGGCTGCTGGACGTTGCGGATTCTCACCGCCTGCTGGGCTGCTGGACGTTGCGGATTCTCACCCGGGCCCGCTGGGGTGCTAGACGTTGCGGATTTCTCCCGAGCCCGCTGGGGTGCAGACGTTGGGATTCTCCCCGAGCTGCCCGGGCCCCTTTGGGCGTTTCGGTCCTCCCCCCCCCGGGGTGCTGGGATGCTGGGGTTTTCTTTTCGGGCCTCCGGCTGTGACGGAGGGCCTCCTGGGGCCCCCCATGGGAGGGGAAGGGGTGGAATCTCCCGGGGGGAGGGAAATCCCCCTTTGGTTTATTGGAAAAGATTTAGGACAGGTGAAGTCTTTTGGGCCCCTTTCCCCCGCCCCACAAGGAGCACCACTGTCGCTCTGACAGGGGTTTTCCCTGTGGCCCCAGTTTTGGGCCCCATCGCCAAAAACTTCTGGGGGGACAGTTTCCTTTTCCTGGTGGTCGGGTTGaattgacaaaagaaaaacccTTTTTAACCCTTGGGCCCTTTTAGAGATTCGGCCATTGTAAGGACCCAGAGAGATGGAATTAGGTATTTGAACAAAGTTACCAGCGTGTCGGTTTGCAATCGAACCTTGTACTTCCTCACGCCGTACCATATGTCGTACTTATCCAGCGGTTTGTAGACTGGCTGGAGTATTGCACAGTATCTCTTCAGATAGAGTTCGATATCATGATCAGACACTCTTCCGTCCAGAACTTCACCACGATGGTCAGAGTGTCTATGGCCACAGACGACTCTCACACTCCACTCTCTCCATTTTGGCTCGTTAGTTTTTGCAGCTATGACTTCCAGGAAGCGACGAAGTGGGGGCTCTTGATTGAACACCAATTCAAAGTCTTTTTTGTTCGGTAGTCCAATAAAGGAGTAAATGTCTGTGGGGCTTACCCATGTTGACTGAAATAAAAGTTCCTCAGCCACATATTCTCGGTTGGG is a genomic window containing:
- the LOC116687778 gene encoding histone H2B-like; translation: MPAEATVKAPKKGSKKAVTKTAAKGGKKRRKSRKESYAIYVYKVLKQVHPDTGISSKAMGIMNSFVSDIFERIAGEASRLAHYNKRSTITSREIQTAVRLLLPGELAKHAVSEGTKAVTKYTSSK
- the LOC116687779 gene encoding histone H4, giving the protein MSGRGKGGKGLGKGGAKRHRKVLRDNIQGITKPAIRRLARRGGVKRISGLIYEETRGVLKVFLENVIRDAVTYTEHAKRKTVTAMDVVYALKRQGRTLYGFGG
- the LOC116687773 gene encoding histone H1-like, which gives rise to MAEEAPAVPAAKAPAKAPKKKAAPRAKSDGPSLPKLILDAVTEAKDRKGTSLPAIKKTLATKGIDLEKANKRINTAVKKLVTDGKLVQNKGIGASGSFKLPKSQTTAAKPGKKAPVKVKKPAAKSPQKKTAAKKTPVKKTAAKKTAAKKPAAKKPAAKKSPVKKAAKKPAVKSTPKKAAPKKVAKKKTPVKKAPAKKVAAKKSKK